In Desertifilum tharense IPPAS B-1220, a single window of DNA contains:
- a CDS encoding ATP-binding sensor histidine kinase, producing the protein MNAVQCLQEEIPGYAGFEPLYLGTKTAVYRAIRTADRQPVIIKVLQREYPSFNELLQWRNQYVIAKNLPVPGIVIPYHLEHYRHSYALVMEDFGGISLKEYTGNHPLTIGEFLAIALQLADILHGLYQHRVIHKDLKPTNILINPKTQQVKLIDFSIASLLPKETQEILSTNTLEGTLAYIAPEQTGRMNRGIDYRSDFYSLGVVFYELLTGQLPFQANDPMELVHCHIAKPAPQPSNSEEIPSPILEIVMKLMAKNIEDRYQSALGLKHDLQQCQQQWQQTQSIAPFTIGQKDIGDRFSIPEKLYGRQLEVQTLLAAFDRVSGERSSGRSEMILVAGLSGIGKTAVVNEVHKPIVRHRGYFIKGKYDQFGRNTPFSAFVQAFRDLMEQLLSESDTQLQTWKALILEALGQNGQIMIEVIPELERIIGSQPAVTPLSGEAAQNRFHRLFQNFISVFTSPHHPLVIFIDDLQWIDSASLKLMQQLTCEAETHYLLFIGAYRDNEVTPAHPLMQVLEEMQKAGAIVNTITLSPLDSTSIQHLVADTLNSQTLAQPLAELVMRQTQGNPFFATQFLKALHEEGLITFNENTGSWECDRVQVRSRVLGKDVVEFMALQLQKLPARTQNVLKLAACIGNQFDLPTLAIVSAQSQTQTLTDLWQAIQEGLIIPLNESYKFYHQETQNIALGEPPQKPLLYAQLSTYRFLHDRVQQAAYSLIPEDAKQLTHLTIGQLLLNSTTPEEQQEKRFEIVNQLNQGIALISSETEREQLAQLNLAAGQKAKASTAYAAAMEYLTTGIQLLAPTGWQQSYALTLALHELAAEVAGLSGCFPLMEQLIEKVLQNARHLLDTVKVYEVKILADVARSRQPEAIQQALLVLEKFNVVFPEQPTPAEIEQSFQDTQMLLAGKPLEALLELPEMVDPEALAVIRILSAVTAAVYQAIPALLPLIVFKQVQLSIQRGNAPVSTLAYAWYGVILCGVIGEIDLGNRAGQLALDLLARGQNQAFKASTINMVYPFVKPWKHSIQEALNPLLEGYHSGLEMGALEYAAYCAYNYGSLSYFLGKDLVTLQPEMATYSQSLAHLKQTVAHNYLQIFYQSVLNLGNSCQKPWQLVGEAYDEVAMLPLHRSANDLYALGTLYINKLILSYLFQEWEIAVEVADRALRYLEGVAGCFMVPIFHFYDSLTQLAVCSDLPEAERDRAKQRVSANQAKLKRWAEDAPMNHLHKFYLVEAEQYRVSEQIYQAMEYYDLAIAKAKANGYLQEEALANELAARFYRLRGKDRISQDYLIEAYYCYARWNAKAKTEDLERCYPQLLQPIVQQRPFNLNPLETVAKVMQNLSASCSTHSSSEGISNFSEALDFASLIEAAQAISSRIELNELIASLTQILLKISGAEKSVLILPLEEGLQVRAITSIDRQDSSLQTLLCAQSVETCPDVPKKLIYYVKNTQQTAIVNNLQTHTPGVIGHYMLTYAPKSALGLPIVNQGHLAGILYLENQLTQGVFTSERLLAINLLASQVAISLENARLYQQAQNSLSHLQQMQLQLVQSEKMSALGNLVSGVAHEINNPVGFIAGNLEPAQQYIQDLLGLIELYQQKFPNPDAEILDEIEAVDLDYIRVDFPKLLESMQLGVERIRDISNSLRVFSRADRDDKVSFNLHEGIESTLLILKHRLKANEFRPAIAIVKEYGDIPPIYCFPGQMNQVFMNILANAIDALNEFSTRDRPGENSAPNYQIILRTELLDRDWVKIVIADNGVGISETVKQHIFDHLFTTKPVGQGTGLGLAIARQIVVDKHGGSLEVSSVLGEGTVFEINLPIKD; encoded by the coding sequence ATGAATGCAGTCCAATGCTTACAGGAAGAAATTCCTGGATATGCTGGTTTTGAACCCCTTTATTTAGGGACAAAAACTGCGGTTTACCGAGCGATTCGCACAGCGGATCGACAGCCCGTCATCATTAAAGTGTTGCAGCGGGAATACCCAAGCTTTAACGAGCTATTGCAATGGCGCAATCAGTATGTCATTGCTAAAAATCTGCCCGTACCTGGCATTGTTATCCCCTATCACTTGGAGCATTATCGCCATAGTTATGCTTTGGTGATGGAAGACTTTGGGGGAATTTCCCTCAAGGAATATACCGGGAATCATCCATTAACGATCGGTGAGTTTTTGGCGATCGCGCTGCAACTTGCGGATATTCTGCACGGACTTTATCAACACCGAGTGATTCATAAAGATCTCAAGCCGACCAATATCTTAATTAACCCCAAAACCCAACAAGTCAAACTCATTGACTTTAGTATCGCCTCGCTGTTACCCAAAGAAACCCAAGAAATCCTAAGCACCAACACCTTAGAAGGAACCCTCGCCTATATTGCTCCAGAACAAACAGGACGGATGAACCGAGGGATTGACTACCGCAGCGATTTTTACTCATTGGGGGTAGTATTCTACGAACTCCTAACCGGACAACTCCCCTTTCAGGCAAACGATCCGATGGAGTTAGTTCACTGCCACATCGCCAAACCCGCCCCTCAACCGAGCAACTCAGAAGAAATTCCCTCCCCAATTTTAGAGATTGTGATGAAACTGATGGCGAAAAATATCGAAGACCGCTATCAGAGTGCATTAGGCCTCAAGCACGACTTGCAACAATGCCAACAGCAATGGCAGCAAACCCAAAGCATTGCGCCCTTTACTATCGGGCAAAAAGATATTGGCGATCGCTTTAGCATCCCAGAAAAGCTGTATGGCCGACAACTCGAAGTCCAAACCTTACTCGCTGCTTTTGATCGCGTGTCAGGAGAACGCTCTTCCGGACGCAGCGAAATGATTCTCGTTGCCGGTTTATCTGGAATTGGTAAAACAGCCGTTGTCAACGAAGTTCACAAACCCATTGTTCGCCATCGGGGTTACTTCATTAAAGGCAAATACGATCAATTTGGGCGAAATACGCCGTTTTCTGCCTTCGTGCAAGCCTTTCGAGACTTAATGGAACAGCTTTTGAGCGAGTCTGATACTCAACTGCAAACCTGGAAAGCCCTGATTTTAGAGGCATTAGGTCAAAATGGGCAAATCATGATTGAAGTGATTCCCGAACTAGAGCGAATTATTGGTTCGCAACCCGCCGTCACCCCCCTATCTGGAGAGGCGGCTCAAAATCGGTTTCATCGCCTGTTTCAAAACTTCATTTCAGTTTTCACCTCCCCCCACCATCCTTTAGTCATCTTTATCGATGACTTGCAATGGATAGACTCTGCCTCGCTGAAGTTGATGCAGCAATTAACCTGCGAAGCCGAGACGCATTATCTACTATTCATTGGTGCCTACCGGGATAATGAAGTCACGCCAGCCCATCCCCTCATGCAGGTCTTAGAGGAGATGCAAAAAGCAGGCGCGATCGTCAATACCATCACCCTATCCCCTCTAGACTCGACCTCCATTCAACACCTGGTTGCAGACACCCTCAACTCTCAAACGCTGGCTCAACCCTTGGCTGAGTTAGTCATGAGGCAAACACAGGGAAATCCTTTTTTTGCCACCCAATTTCTCAAGGCCCTGCATGAGGAGGGCCTGATTACCTTTAATGAGAATACTGGGAGTTGGGAATGCGATCGCGTGCAGGTGCGGTCGCGCGTACTGGGGAAAGACGTGGTGGAATTTATGGCCCTGCAACTGCAAAAGCTACCCGCACGCACCCAAAACGTTTTGAAATTAGCAGCCTGCATCGGCAATCAATTCGATTTGCCCACCCTAGCGATCGTTTCCGCGCAATCTCAGACGCAAACCCTAACCGACCTTTGGCAAGCCATACAAGAAGGGTTAATTATTCCCCTCAATGAGAGTTACAAGTTTTATCACCAGGAAACTCAGAACATTGCGCTTGGCGAACCCCCCCAGAAGCCGCTGTTATACGCTCAACTTTCCACCTACCGCTTTCTGCACGATCGCGTTCAGCAAGCCGCCTACTCTCTAATTCCTGAAGACGCCAAACAACTGACGCATCTCACCATCGGACAACTCTTACTCAACAGCACCACCCCAGAAGAACAACAGGAAAAGCGGTTTGAAATTGTCAACCAGTTGAATCAAGGCATCGCCCTAATTTCCTCAGAAACGGAACGAGAACAACTCGCCCAGTTAAACCTCGCCGCCGGACAAAAAGCCAAAGCCTCAACCGCCTATGCTGCGGCAATGGAGTATTTAACCACCGGCATTCAATTGCTTGCTCCCACCGGATGGCAGCAATCCTACGCCTTAACCTTAGCGTTGCACGAACTCGCCGCAGAAGTTGCCGGTCTGAGCGGCTGCTTTCCCCTGATGGAGCAACTAATCGAGAAGGTCTTGCAAAATGCTCGTCACCTGCTCGATACCGTGAAAGTGTATGAAGTCAAGATCCTGGCTGATGTTGCCCGCAGTCGGCAGCCGGAAGCGATTCAACAAGCCTTGCTCGTTTTAGAAAAATTCAACGTTGTTTTTCCAGAACAACCCACCCCCGCAGAGATTGAACAAAGCTTTCAGGACACCCAAATGTTGCTAGCAGGCAAACCCTTAGAAGCCTTGCTAGAGCTTCCTGAAATGGTCGATCCAGAAGCTTTGGCGGTCATTCGCATCCTCAGCGCCGTAACTGCCGCTGTCTATCAAGCGATACCGGCTCTTTTGCCCTTAATTGTGTTCAAACAAGTGCAGTTATCCATTCAGCGGGGGAATGCGCCAGTCTCGACCCTGGCTTATGCTTGGTATGGGGTGATTCTCTGCGGCGTCATAGGAGAAATTGACTTAGGCAATCGGGCGGGGCAGCTTGCTTTAGATTTACTGGCACGCGGTCAAAATCAGGCCTTCAAAGCGAGTACGATCAATATGGTCTACCCCTTTGTCAAGCCCTGGAAACATTCCATTCAAGAGGCTCTGAACCCGCTTTTGGAAGGCTATCACAGCGGTTTAGAGATGGGTGCTTTAGAGTATGCGGCTTATTGTGCTTACAATTACGGCTCGCTATCGTATTTCTTAGGTAAGGATTTGGTGACGTTGCAACCAGAAATGGCAACCTACAGTCAATCCTTGGCTCATCTCAAGCAGACTGTGGCTCATAACTATCTCCAAATCTTCTATCAATCGGTTTTGAATTTGGGCAATTCTTGTCAAAAGCCCTGGCAACTGGTGGGTGAAGCCTACGATGAGGTGGCGATGCTGCCGTTACACCGCAGCGCCAACGATTTGTACGCGCTAGGAACGCTCTATATCAATAAGTTGATTCTCAGCTATCTGTTTCAGGAGTGGGAGATTGCAGTTGAGGTGGCGGATCGGGCGTTGCGCTATCTAGAGGGAGTGGCGGGCTGTTTTATGGTGCCCATTTTTCATTTTTATGATTCTCTCACTCAACTGGCAGTCTGTTCGGATCTGCCGGAAGCCGAACGCGATCGCGCTAAACAGCGCGTCAGTGCCAATCAAGCGAAGCTGAAGCGATGGGCTGAGGATGCCCCCATGAATCATTTGCACAAGTTTTACCTGGTTGAAGCTGAACAATACCGAGTCAGCGAGCAGATTTATCAAGCAATGGAATATTACGATTTGGCGATCGCCAAAGCTAAAGCCAACGGATATTTGCAAGAAGAAGCCCTCGCCAATGAACTAGCCGCTCGATTTTATCGGTTGCGAGGCAAAGACCGCATCAGTCAAGATTATTTGATTGAAGCCTACTATTGTTATGCCCGTTGGAATGCGAAAGCTAAGACCGAGGATTTGGAACGCTGCTATCCTCAATTACTGCAACCGATTGTCCAGCAACGACCCTTCAATTTAAATCCCTTAGAAACGGTTGCCAAAGTGATGCAGAATTTAAGCGCCTCTTGCTCGACGCATTCTTCTAGCGAGGGAATTTCTAATTTTTCTGAGGCGTTAGATTTTGCCTCGTTGATCGAGGCGGCGCAAGCCATTTCTAGTCGGATTGAATTGAATGAATTAATCGCCAGTCTCACGCAAATTCTCCTGAAAATTTCTGGGGCGGAAAAATCTGTTCTGATTTTGCCGCTTGAAGAGGGGTTGCAGGTGAGAGCCATTACTTCTATCGATCGCCAAGATAGCAGCTTGCAAACGTTGCTTTGCGCCCAATCGGTTGAAACTTGTCCAGATGTCCCGAAAAAGCTGATCTATTACGTTAAGAACACTCAGCAAACGGCTATTGTCAATAATTTGCAAACTCATACACCGGGCGTTATTGGTCACTATATGCTGACCTATGCTCCTAAGAGTGCGTTAGGCTTGCCCATTGTTAATCAAGGACATTTGGCAGGAATTTTGTATCTCGAAAATCAACTCACTCAGGGCGTTTTTACCAGCGAACGTCTACTCGCCATTAATCTTCTGGCGTCCCAAGTTGCTATTTCTCTTGAAAATGCTAGACTTTATCAACAAGCCCAGAATTCACTCTCGCATTTACAGCAAATGCAACTGCAATTAGTCCAAAGTGAAAAGATGTCTGCTTTGGGTAATTTGGTTTCTGGGGTCGCGCATGAAATTAACAATCCTGTTGGTTTTATTGCAGGCAATCTAGAACCCGCTCAACAATACATTCAAGACCTGTTAGGCTTGATTGAACTCTATCAGCAAAAATTCCCCAACCCCGATGCTGAAATCCTTGATGAAATAGAAGCGGTTGATTTGGACTACATACGGGTTGATTTTCCTAAGTTATTGGAGTCCATGCAACTTGGCGTTGAACGCATTCGCGATATCAGTAACAGCCTGAGAGTTTTCTCTAGAGCCGATCGAGATGACAAGGTATCGTTCAATCTTCACGAAGGCATTGAAAGTACCCTGCTCATCCTTAAACATCGCTTGAAGGCGAATGAGTTTCGTCCAGCGATCGCAATTGTTAAAGAATACGGCGATATCCCGCCCATTTACTGCTTTCCGGGACAAATGAATCAGGTGTTTATGAACATTTTAGCCAATGCCATTGATGCCTTAAATGAGTTCAGCACCCGCGATCGCCCTGGGGAGAATTCTGCACCGAATTATCAGATTATTCTGCGGACAGAACTGCTCGATCGCGACTGGGTTAAAATTGTCATTGCCGATAATGGAGTCGGCATATCCGAAACCGTGAAACAGCACATTTTTGACCATCTGTTTACCACAAAACCTGTCGGTCAAGGGACGGGGTTAGGATTGGCGATCGCGCGCCAGATCGTGGTCGATAAGCATGGGGGAAGCTTGGAAGTTAGCTCAGTTCTAGGTGAGGGAACGGTATTTGAAATTAACTTGCCGATCAAAGATTAA